In the Actinomycetota bacterium genome, CCCAAAAGTGCAAATAATAAGGATGGTTTTATATCTAAAGAGTCTACTATCTCCAAAACAACCTTTTTTGTAAATTTTCTGATTACTCCTTTCCAACCAACATGAATAGCAGATACCACCTTCGCTTCTTTATCAAAAATTAAAATTGGTAGACAATCTGCTGTTTTAATGGTTAATAAAATTTTGGGAATAGTAGTAATGAGAGCATCGCCCACTAATATTTCACCAGGTACTTCTTTTAATAGATGAAATTTGTCAGAATGAATTTGCTTTAAAGAGATAATAGAAAAATTCTTTAAATTGAAATTCTCAATAAGAGCTTTTTTTGTCCAATTCTTAGTTGTGAACCCATAAACTATTGAATCAATATTTCTCAATTTTGGAAATGTGAAAAAACTTAACTTCTCTTTTTCTTCTAAAAAGTAACTAAATTTGTTTTTCATTTTATCTTTAAACTAAAATTCATCAGAAAATTTTAAAATCCTTTTGTTTGACAATATCATTCAATGTTTTAAATGCTTTTTCTTCAATTTCATAACAATTCAAAATCTTTTGTTGTAAATTAGCCAATAATGGTTTAAGATCCTTTTTCTTTAAATCTTCTTCTGCTTTTTTTACTAATTTATCTACTTCCTTGTTAATTTCAATCATGTTTTCCAAAGCTCCTCGTTTTTGTTCCTCAAAGATTTTATTTTTTTCAAAAGAAAGCTCTCTTATTCTTCTTAATGTAGACCATGAATCGGGAAGAGCCGCTGCTGCAATCTTACTCCATACTTCACCAGAATCCTCAAACATTTTAGCAACTTCATTTAATCTAGGATTATTCAATATGCTGCTAGATTCTTTAAGGAATTGAGCATACATTGGTCGGAAGGCACTGCCACCAGTGCCACCAATTTCGATATAAATAAATGTATTAAAAAGGCAACCAAATAAATCTAATCCCTTAAACTGTTCTGACCATTTTGGTACAATATTAGCCCATTTTTGTATTCCAGCAAGTCCAATATTTCTTATGGGTGGTTCTAACATATTCAAACAACAACCCCTGATGCTCTCTTTGATTCCCTTTTCTAGATTTCCTATTTTTGAAGGATATTTTATTTTCAATATTTTATTCTTTGCAGGAAATGGGGGGAATTTTGAACTACAGGCTTTCTTTAAATCTTCTATACTAGAAGTTACATAATTTTTACCACGATCTGATATATAGACTTTATTTTCTTCTTCATCTATGCCAAATACAACAATAGTATGTCCACCAAAATGTGCTATTTCAGGAAGAGCTAAATAGGGAAGATAGGGCATATCCACAAATACATATACGGGTTCACCATCACGGAGCATATTTTTTAGTTGTTCATGCCCTTTTCTAATGCTCGTTGTTTGAAATATTATTGCCTCTCCACCAATTCTTTCACATATTTTTATCAGGAATTCCTCACCTTTTCCATATCGAGTACCTATAAAAGGAGAGGGCATCACTTTTACATACCAATATATAAATCCAATACCTCCTCCCAAACCCAGTAGCATTTCTTCTGATAAATGGAGTCCGTGATAATCCAAAACATTTTTCAATGCAGCTGTCTGACAATGCTTTCCACCAAATTGATTAAATCCTTTAATTATCAATTTTTCTTTTTCCTTAGTCATTTTTTCACCTCTTATCATTTATATAACTTATTTAATATCATACATCATAGAAAATAATCCAAGATTAAGGAGTATTCATCTGTCCAAAATCCTATCATCAGTTATATCTATTTTTACAAAAATCTTAGTATCAAAATCTACCACTGGAAGAAAAACACTTTTTTATATTTCTTTCGTAGTTTCAATTCAATCCCTTTTAACATTGATTTCCAATTACTCATTTCTTAAACTCCCTTTATTGTTTTCCTAGCAACCTTTAAGAGGTGACATAAACCCTCCAAGGGTTCTTTCTCTTAAAGAAATCATGTGCTTGCATTCTTTAATATGAACTTCTTTATCTGCTATAAATTTTCCAATTCTGCTTGCTTCTGAATATATCCTTTTTAATAAAGCTTTTCCTACCTTCTTAAAAAGATATATTTTAACTGTTGATTCAGCCTTTTCTGTAAAATCCCAGACTCCAATCACTCTTCCATCAAGCAAAATTGTTGCTGCAGCATTACCAGAACGGTCAAAGACATTATCATAGTCTCCAGGATCAATATATCTCTCTCTTTCTTTATAACCCATAATATATGGATCTTGAACTGGTAGAAAATTCACAATTCCTTTTCGGCT is a window encoding:
- a CDS encoding polyphenol oxidase family protein — its product is MKNKFSYFLEEKEKLSFFTFPKLRNIDSIVYGFTTKNWTKKALIENFNLKNFSIISLKQIHSDKFHLLKEVPGEILVGDALITTIPKILLTIKTADCLPILIFDKEAKVVSAIHVGWKGVIRKFTKKVVLEIVDSLDIKPSLLFALLGPCICSKCYEVGEDVKEILEKEWDSFSDLLIPSRKEGKYQLDLRKANTIQLKEMG
- a CDS encoding BtrH N-terminal domain-containing protein, with amino-acid sequence MTKEKEKLIIKGFNQFGGKHCQTAALKNVLDYHGLHLSEEMLLGLGGGIGFIYWYVKVMPSPFIGTRYGKGEEFLIKICERIGGEAIIFQTTSIRKGHEQLKNMLRDGEPVYVFVDMPYLPYLALPEIAHFGGHTIVVFGIDEEENKVYISDRGKNYVTSSIEDLKKACSSKFPPFPAKNKILKIKYPSKIGNLEKGIKESIRGCCLNMLEPPIRNIGLAGIQKWANIVPKWSEQFKGLDLFGCLFNTFIYIEIGGTGGSAFRPMYAQFLKESSSILNNPRLNEVAKMFEDSGEVWSKIAAAALPDSWSTLRRIRELSFEKNKIFEEQKRGALENMIEINKEVDKLVKKAEEDLKKKDLKPLLANLQQKILNCYEIEEKAFKTLNDIVKQKDFKIF